The Actinomycetota bacterium DNA window ATCTCCTGACGGAGCCTGTGTTCCTGGCCGCCGCCGTACAGCCGGTCCGTGACCTGTCTACCGGCCTCGTCGTTGGAGGCCACGTTCGCGTCGAGCAGGTAGAGCTGGACGCGCCCCACCTCGCCCCGCCAGACCCGCGCGTGCAGGGGGACCCCGGCCAGGTCGACCTCCACCGCCACGTCGTCGACCGCGACGAGCGCCATCGCCTCCGGGTCCAGGGTCGGGTAGTCCTCCCGCTGCCACCCGTCCACGTCGAGGTCCTGACGGAAGTAGCCGTGCCGGTAGAGGAGGCCGACCGCTACGAGCGGGACGCCGAGGTCGCTGGCCGCCTTCAGGTGGTCCCCGGCCAGGACACCGAGACCCCCGCTGTACTGCGGCAGCGCCTCGCTGATCCCGAACTCGGGGGAGAAGTACGCCACGCGCCGGAGATCGGTGCCCTTGGACTGGAACCAACGCGGCTCAGAGAGGTACCGCTGCATCTCCTGGCGCATCCAGTGCATGTGGGCCAGGAAGTCCGCATCGGACGCCAGCTCGTCCATCCGCCCGCGGCTGAGCTGGTAGAGCAGCGAGACCGGGTTGTGCCCGGCCTCCTCCCACCCGGCAGGGTCCACCCGGCGGAAGAGCTCGCGGCAGCGGCCGTCCCACGACCACCACAGGTTCATGGCGATCTCGTGAAGCGGCAGCAGCGGCTCGGGGAGCCGGGCGCGGACGAGGAAGCTACGCAGTGCTCTCACGCGACCACCCTAAGGGCTCCGGCTCGCCTCCGGCCACGAGCGATGGTGGACGTCCCCGGGCGGTGGTACGGTCCGGCCGTGCAGCCCCTGGTCGCCACCCCCCCACCCCTGCTCCGGACCGTCCGTCTGCGCCTCCCGGTCGACCTGTCCCTTTCGCTGGGGGCGCTGCGGCACGGGCCCGCGGATCCGACCATCTCCATCCGGGGACGCACGGTCTGGCGGGCGACCCTGACCGAGGACGGGCCGGCCACCCTCCGGCTGACCGCGGACGGGGACCGGACGGTGGCCGTGGAGGCGTGGGGGCCCGGCGCACGGGCCGCGCTGGACCGCGCCCACGCGCTCTGCGGCGGCGAGGACGACCTACGGGACTGGGAGCCGGGCCGGCTCCCGCTGGTCGCCGACCTGGACCGCCGGTTCAGGGGTCTCCGGCTCGTCTCCACCGGACGCGTGATGGAGGCGGCCGTGCCCACCGTGCTCGAGCAGAAGGTGACCGCGGTGGAGGCGCACCGAGCATGGAGGTCTATCGTCCGGGCCTGGGGGTCCTCCGCACCGGGCCCCGCCGGGTTGATGCTCCCCCCGTCTCCCGAGGTCCTGGCCGTCCGGACCTACCACGAGTTCCATCGTCACGGGGTCGAGCGGCGACGGGCCGACGTCATCAGGTGCCTGGCCGGACGCGCGGCCCGCGTCGAGGAGGCCGCAGGGCTGCCTGGGGTCCTGCGCCGCGCGAGGCTGGAGGCCTTCCCCGGCGTCGGTCCCTGGACCTCCGCCGAGGTGGCCGCGGTCGCGTGGGGCGACCCCGACGCCGTACCGGTCGGCGACTATCACGCCCCGGGCATCGTCGTGTACTCGCTGACCGGGAAGCGCGGGGGCGACGACGACGCGATGATGGAGCTCCTCGAACCGCTGCGTCCGCATCGGGGACGGGCGGCTCGGCTCCTCGTCCTGGGGGGCGGTCGGCCGCGTCCGCGCGGCCCGAAGGCGCCGCTGCGCGACTTCCGCAGGATCTGACGGGGGCCGGGTCTCCCCGGCCCCCGTCCTTCAACCTCTAGGCCACGAAGTCGTTCTCCTCCAGCCAGTCCCGGGCGGCCTCGGCCGGGTCGGCGCGGTCCACGTCGACCTGGCGGTTCATCTCCACCAGGTCCTCGGTGGCGAGGGCGGCACTGATCGAGTCGAGCAGCTCGACCAGGTCGTCGCCGTGGGCCTCCACCAGGTCGGCGCGTACGACCGGGACGATCCGCTGGTCGCCGGAGATCCCCTTGTCGTCGTTGAGGACGACCAGCTCGCGAGCGGCGATCGCGCCGTCCGTCGTGAAGACCTGGATGATGTCCACCGTCCCCTCGGACACGGCCGCGTACCGGGCCTGACCGTCCAGGCCCTTGAACTCCTTGAACTCCAGTCCGTACACATCGCGGAGCCCCTGTAGGCAGGCGGGCCGCTCCCGGCACTCGGGGGGACCGGAGAAGATCATCTCGCCGGCGTGGGGGCCGAGGTCGCTCACGTTCCGCAGGTTGAGCCTCTGGGCGGTCTGTGCCGTGACTGCCTGGCCGTCGCGGTTCTCGGCCTCGGCCGGCTCCAGGGCCCTCAACCCCTTCGGCTCCAGCGCCTCGTTGAGCCGGGAGACGATCTGGTCGGGCTCACCGGGGCCGTCCTCGCCGGTCACGTGCCTATAGATGGCCTCGACGTACTCCGGCATGAGCGAGATGTCCCCCCGCTCGAGGGCCGGGGCGTAGATCTCGCGGGAGCCGATCTGGAACCGGCGCTCGACCTCGTACCCCTCGTGCTCCAGGGCCTGCGCGTAGATCTCGCCCAGGATCTCGCTCTCCGAGAAGTTGGCGGAACCGACCACGATCTTCGGTCCCTGTCGGGCCCCGGTCTCCCGAGGCGCCTGCTCGGTCGGCCCTCCGCACGCCGTCGCCCCGAGCGAGAACAGCAGAAGCAGGCTCCACAGGACCCGCCCGTGTCTCGTCTTGCTCGTCATCTCCACCTCCGTCCTCGGGGGCCAAGGTGGGCCCACGACCCGATGAGTCTAGGCGGGGGCAGGGGCCGTCCGTCGGGGAGCGACGACCCGCTCGACCACCCCGAACGCCAGCTCGGTGAGCACGGCGAGCACGGCCACCGAGACCGCACCCGCGAACACCATCGCGAAGTCCCGCAGGGCGATCCCGTCGATGATGTAGCGGCCGAGACCGCCGAACCCCACCAGCGGCCCGAGGGTCGCGGTGGCCACCACCTGCACGGCGGCGATCCTGATACCCGCCACGATCACCGGCACCCCGAGGGGGAGCTCGACCTTCGCGAGGACCTCGGCTCCCCGCATCCCCATCCCCCGGGCGCTCTCGACCACGTCGCGCGGCACGCCCCGTATCGCGGTGACGGTGCTCGTGAACATGGGCGGCACGGCCAGGATGAACAGGGCGCCCAGCGTCGGCCAGAACCCGAGCCCCAGACCCGCCCGCAGCGAGAGTGGGAGCAGCAGCGAGATCGCGGCGAAGGAGGGTATGGCCCTTCCGACGTTCGCCACGGCCGCCGCCAGGACGTCCCCCCGGCCCCGATGTCCGAACCAGAGCCCGGACGGGACGGCTACCAGCGCCGCCGTCAGCGTGGCCAGGGCGCAGAGCTCGAGATGCTCGAGGGTGCGCGACGGGAGACCGTCCGGACCCGTCCAGTTGGTCGGATCGGCGAACCAGGCGGCCACCTCCATCCCGAAGCTCATCGGCTCCGGGCCCGGGTCCAGGGGGTCAGCACGCGGCCCACGCCCACCAGGAGGATGTCCAGGACCGTCGCGAGCAGCACCGATAGGACGGACCCGACGACGATCGGCGTCGGGAAGTCGCGTCGGAGCCCGTCCAGGATCAGCGTCCCGAGACCGCCCTGCCCGATCAGCGCGGTGATCGTCACGAGTCCGATCAGGGTGACGGTCGCGATCCGGACCCCGGCGACGACGACAGGGAGGGCGAGCGGCAGCTCCACGGCCCAGAGCACCCTCCACCTCCCGTACCCCATCGCGGCCGCGGCCTCGCGCACGCCGGCCGGCACGCCTGCGAACCCGGCCAGGATGCTCCGGACGAGGATGAGGAGGGTGTAGCTCACCAGCGCGATCAGCGCGGTGGTCCTGGAGAGCCCCGTGAACGGGAGCAGCAGGGCGAGTAGAGCCAGGCTCGGGATCGTGTAGACGACCCCGGCCGTCCAGACGATCGGGTTGGCCGTCCGTCGCCACCTCATCGCCGCCAGGGACAGGATCGAGGCGACCACGAGACCGATACCCACCGACCAAGCGGTCAGCTGGAGATGCTCGATCGTGAGAGCCCATATGCGGTCGGTGCGCTGCAGGACCCAGTCCCACCGCACGAACGGCTCGCCGCTCATCGGACGTACGACGCCAGCTGGGAGACGAAGAGCATGCCGAGGTAACGGTCCTGCTCGTCGAATACGACCGCGACCGGGGTGTGGGAGCGGACGAGCGCGTCGAGCGCCTCCCGCAGGGTGGCGTCGGGGCGGGTCCAGACGCGGAAGGGGGTGAGCGCGGATCCGTCCAGCCTGGTGAGGCCGGCGAGGCCATCGACGGACGTCCACCCCAGGAGACGGTCCCCCTCCACGACCCCCACCCAGTCGACCCCGTGCGCGGCGGCGACCTCGCGCGCCTGCTCGGCGGAGGCACCGGGAGGGACGACCGGACCCGGCTCCGGCTCGAGGTCTCCGACGCGCACCAGCGAGAGCCGCTTCAGACCCCGCTCGCTGCCCAGGAATGCTTCGACGAACCCGTTCGCCGGCTCGGCCAGGACCTCGTCGGGGGATCCGTACTGCTCCAGGACCCCTCCCACGTTGAGGACGGCGACCCGGTCTCCCAATCGGATCGCCTCGTCGATGTCGTGGGTGACGAAGACGATCGTCTTCCGCAGCTGCGTCTGAAGGGCGAGGAGCTCGTCCTGAAGGCGCTGTCGCACGATCGGGTCGACGGCGCCGAACGGCTCGTCCATGAGCAGGACCGGAGGGTCGGCGGCCAGGGCGCGGGCCACCCCGACCCGCTGCTGCTGACCCCCACTCAGCTCCGACGGGTAGCGGGAGGCGAGATCGCGGTCGAGGCCGACCAGGTCCAGCAGGTCGGCGACCCGGGCGGAGATCCGCTCCTTCGACCAGCCGAGCAGGCCGGGGACGGTCCCGATGTTGGCCGCCACCGTGCGGTGGGGGAAGAGCCCGCCCTGCTGGATCACGTACCCGATCCCCCGGCGGAGCTCGGGGGCGGGGACGGACATCACGTCGCGGCCGTCCAGCAGTATCCGGCCCGAGGAAGGCTCGACGAGACGGTTGATCATCTTCAAGGTGGTCGTCTTCCCGCACCCCGATGGACCCACCAGGCACACCACCTCGCCTCGGTGGATCTCGAGGGACAGGTCGTCCACAGCCGGTCCTGCGCTGCCCGGCCACGTCTTCGAGACGCGGTCGAGGCGGATCATCGCCTCGGCCATCTCAGGGCTTCGCGCGGGCGGGCGCCCGTCGGGAGGAGTGGACATCGTCCCCCTGGTCGGGGAGGTCGCGCCGCGGCAGCTCGATGACGAAGACCCCGCCGCCTCCCGGACGGTCCTCGTACGCGGCTCGTCCGCCGTGCGCGCCTGCCATCGCCGCCACGATCGAGAGCCCGAGCCCCGTCCCTCCCGACATCCCCCTGCCCTCACCTCGCGTGAACGCGTCGAAGATCGTGGCCGCCTCCTTGGCGCTGAGGCCGGGTCCCCGGTCGCTGACGCGGATCACCCACGAACCCTCGGTGGCCTCCGCCTCGACGAGCACCTCGGCCCGCCCTTCCACCGAGGCGTACTTCACGGCATTGTTGAACAGGTTGACGAGGGACTGGCGCAGTGCCACCCGGTCCGCGACCACGGTGAGGTCCCCCACGCGGTTGAGGACCGTCAGGTCCCGTATCCCGACCTGCGCGTCGGACACCAGGGAGCCCAGGTCGATCGGCTCGTAGCGCGGCGTGCCGCTCGCCTTCGCGAGCGCGAGCAGGTCCTCCACCAGGTCGATGGCGCGTTGTGCGCTCCCCTCCACCATCTCGACGGTCGTCCGGGTGGGCTCGTCGAGCGCGGGGTTGCGCGACGCCACCTGAGCGGCCATGCGCATCGTGCCGAGTGGGCTGCGCAGGTCGTGAGCCACCCGCGCGGCGAACTCGTCGAGCGCGCCGTTGAGCCTCTCCTGCTCGTCGATGCGGCTCCGCAACCCCGCCTCGTACCGGTTCAGCGTCTGCCAGAGCAGGAAGGCGATCAGGGCACCGACCCCGACGAGCAGCATGAGACCCACCGCGAGCCCGCGTTGGAGCCGGCCGATGTCGGCCAGCGCCTCCTCCTCGCCCTGGGTGACCATCACCGCCCATGGACGGCCGCGGACGGGGACGAACGCGGCCATCTCGTCGCGCCGGACGAGCTCCCCGTAGTACCGCGCGGTCCCCACCTTCCACTCCCGGACGAGCGCCCGCTGAGGCTCGGCGGGGAGGGTGCGGCCGACGCGGGCCGCCTCCCCGGTGATGAGGACGCGCCCGGTGCGGTCGACGACCGTCGTGCTTCCCGTGTCTCCGAACCGGAGCGTCCTCAGCTCGGGGATCGCCTTGTTGAACGAGACGGTCGCCACGATCACGCCGACCGTCCCGGAACCGCCGTCGATCGGCTCGCGTACCCGCATGATCGCGTCCTCCCCCGCCGGCTCGGCCTCCGAGACCGAGCGAGTGCTCGTCGACGGCACCCCGGAGGGAGGTTCGGGGGGAGCCCCGGGGAAGGCCCCGACCAGCGTTCCGTCGGCTGAGTAGACGGTGATCTCCCGGTAGAGCGGGAAGGTCGCGAACGTCTCGCGCAGCATGGTGGTAGCCGCCTCCCCGTCACGCCGGCCGATGGCGTCGGCCATCCCCGGCCGCCGAGCCTCCGCTCGGACCAGCGCGGTCGCGAACTGGGTGCTGCGCGCGATATCGGCGGCCACCGTGCGGGCGGTGGCGAGCTGGCCCTCGGTGACGCGCCCGATCAGCTCCTCACGCGCCAGGTAGATCCCCACCGAACCGGCAGCGAGGGGGAGCGCGAACACGAGGGCGCCGAGAGCCGCGACGGCCCGCAGCCGGAAGGTCAGCCAGGACTCACTGGAGCTTCCCCGCATGAGGAGCCCTCACTGTGGCACAGGCTCGGACGGAGCTCCACGCTCCGAGGGATCGGAGGGGTCGGCCGGCATCCCGTGCTTCGCGATGTGGCGGAGCGCCAGCTCGACGACCCTCGCGTAGCTCTGGATCCCGGTCTCCCCTACTCCCTTCAGGGCGGCGTCGTGGGCCCTGCGCACCACCGGGGCCTCGAACCCGGTCGTGGCCACGAAGTGCTCCCAGATCGCGCGGTGGTCTCGCTGGACGCCTGGATGGCGGTCGGCGGTGCCGCGCCCGAGGGCGAGCCACAGGTCCAGCCAGCCCGAGTAGCGGATCTCGGGCCGGTCCGACGCCCACGTCGTCAGGACCCCCACGAAGCTGGCGTCGTCCTCGCCGGCGAACCCGGACAGGTGGGCGCGTTCGTGCGCGGCCGTGGAGGGGAGCAGCCCCGGGTACGGGGGGCGGACCACGGTCGGCTCACCGGTGGCCAGCAGGTACATCCCGGTCGCGTAGCGCCCCGTAATCGGGCTCGTGGTCATCCACTTGAGACGGCCGGTCCGAACGGCTGGGAGCCCGTGTCGCTCCAGGATCGCGGCCTGCAGGGGGACCAGGTGGCGGTCCAGATCCGTCAGGTCCTCGGACATCTCCACCACCCCTCGCTCGTCCTCGGGCAGCCCGGACCGGAGCGCGTCGATCCGGGCCCCGATGCTGTCGATGATGGCTTCGGCCTGGGCCTGGTCGAGGTCGGTGGGCAGATCGAACACGGCTTCGGCCGGGGGCCGGGCGAGGTTCAAGCCGTACACGGCCACCGAGAGAGCGATACCCCACCCGAAGACGGATGCAGCGGCTGCGCCCCCCCTGAGCGCGGCCCTCCGGCGGGTCAGGCCGGCGCGGCGGGT harbors:
- a CDS encoding DUF3810 family protein, translated to TWDVYRRGVYPRVARALSTATGWIPFSVGDLIAGAALAAVVVAGVRWAVRTRRAGLTRRRAALRGGAAAASVFGWGIALSVAVYGLNLARPPAEAVFDLPTDLDQAQAEAIIDSIGARIDALRSGLPEDERGVVEMSEDLTDLDRHLVPLQAAILERHGLPAVRTGRLKWMTTSPITGRYATGMYLLATGEPTVVRPPYPGLLPSTAAHERAHLSGFAGEDDASFVGVLTTWASDRPEIRYSGWLDLWLALGRGTADRHPGVQRDHRAIWEHFVATTGFEAPVVRRAHDAALKGVGETGIQSYARVVELALRHIAKHGMPADPSDPSERGAPSEPVPQ
- a CDS encoding ABC transporter substrate-binding protein; translated protein: MTSKTRHGRVLWSLLLLFSLGATACGGPTEQAPRETGARQGPKIVVGSANFSESEILGEIYAQALEHEGYEVERRFQIGSREIYAPALERGDISLMPEYVEAIYRHVTGEDGPGEPDQIVSRLNEALEPKGLRALEPAEAENRDGQAVTAQTAQRLNLRNVSDLGPHAGEMIFSGPPECRERPACLQGLRDVYGLEFKEFKGLDGQARYAAVSEGTVDIIQVFTTDGAIAARELVVLNDDKGISGDQRIVPVVRADLVEAHGDDLVELLDSISAALATEDLVEMNRQVDVDRADPAEAARDWLEENDFVA
- a CDS encoding DNA-3-methyladenine glycosylase 2 family protein, giving the protein MQPLVATPPPLLRTVRLRLPVDLSLSLGALRHGPADPTISIRGRTVWRATLTEDGPATLRLTADGDRTVAVEAWGPGARAALDRAHALCGGEDDLRDWEPGRLPLVADLDRRFRGLRLVSTGRVMEAAVPTVLEQKVTAVEAHRAWRSIVRAWGSSAPGPAGLMLPPSPEVLAVRTYHEFHRHGVERRRADVIRCLAGRAARVEEAAGLPGVLRRARLEAFPGVGPWTSAEVAAVAWGDPDAVPVGDYHAPGIVVYSLTGKRGGDDDAMMELLEPLRPHRGRAARLLVLGGGRPRPRGPKAPLRDFRRI
- a CDS encoding ABC transporter permease, whose product is MSFGMEVAAWFADPTNWTGPDGLPSRTLEHLELCALATLTAALVAVPSGLWFGHRGRGDVLAAAVANVGRAIPSFAAISLLLPLSLRAGLGLGFWPTLGALFILAVPPMFTSTVTAIRGVPRDVVESARGMGMRGAEVLAKVELPLGVPVIVAGIRIAAVQVVATATLGPLVGFGGLGRYIIDGIALRDFAMVFAGAVSVAVLAVLTELAFGVVERVVAPRRTAPAPA
- a CDS encoding ABC transporter permease, producing MSGEPFVRWDWVLQRTDRIWALTIEHLQLTAWSVGIGLVVASILSLAAMRWRRTANPIVWTAGVVYTIPSLALLALLLPFTGLSRTTALIALVSYTLLILVRSILAGFAGVPAGVREAAAAMGYGRWRVLWAVELPLALPVVVAGVRIATVTLIGLVTITALIGQGGLGTLILDGLRRDFPTPIVVGSVLSVLLATVLDILLVGVGRVLTPWTRARSR
- a CDS encoding ABC transporter ATP-binding protein — protein: MAEAMIRLDRVSKTWPGSAGPAVDDLSLEIHRGEVVCLVGPSGCGKTTTLKMINRLVEPSSGRILLDGRDVMSVPAPELRRGIGYVIQQGGLFPHRTVAANIGTVPGLLGWSKERISARVADLLDLVGLDRDLASRYPSELSGGQQQRVGVARALAADPPVLLMDEPFGAVDPIVRQRLQDELLALQTQLRKTIVFVTHDIDEAIRLGDRVAVLNVGGVLEQYGSPDEVLAEPANGFVEAFLGSERGLKRLSLVRVGDLEPEPGPVVPPGASAEQAREVAAAHGVDWVGVVEGDRLLGWTSVDGLAGLTRLDGSALTPFRVWTRPDATLREALDALVRSHTPVAVVFDEQDRYLGMLFVSQLASYVR
- a CDS encoding sensor histidine kinase; this translates as MRGSSSESWLTFRLRAVAALGALVFALPLAAGSVGIYLAREELIGRVTEGQLATARTVAADIARSTQFATALVRAEARRPGMADAIGRRDGEAATTMLRETFATFPLYREITVYSADGTLVGAFPGAPPEPPSGVPSTSTRSVSEAEPAGEDAIMRVREPIDGGSGTVGVIVATVSFNKAIPELRTLRFGDTGSTTVVDRTGRVLITGEAARVGRTLPAEPQRALVREWKVGTARYYGELVRRDEMAAFVPVRGRPWAVMVTQGEEEALADIGRLQRGLAVGLMLLVGVGALIAFLLWQTLNRYEAGLRSRIDEQERLNGALDEFAARVAHDLRSPLGTMRMAAQVASRNPALDEPTRTTVEMVEGSAQRAIDLVEDLLALAKASGTPRYEPIDLGSLVSDAQVGIRDLTVLNRVGDLTVVADRVALRQSLVNLFNNAVKYASVEGRAEVLVEAEATEGSWVIRVSDRGPGLSAKEAATIFDAFTRGEGRGMSGGTGLGLSIVAAMAGAHGGRAAYEDRPGGGGVFVIELPRRDLPDQGDDVHSSRRAPARAKP